The following coding sequences are from one Bos indicus x Bos taurus breed Angus x Brahman F1 hybrid chromosome 5, Bos_hybrid_MaternalHap_v2.0, whole genome shotgun sequence window:
- the LOC113892154 gene encoding cytochrome P450 2D14-like isoform X1 — protein sequence MGLLSGDTLGPLAVALLIFLLLLDLMHRRSRWAPRYPPGPTPLPVLGNLLQVDFEDPRPSFNQLRRRFGNVFSLQQVWTPVVVLNGLAAVREALVYRSQDTADRPPQALYKHLGFGPRAEGVILARYGNAWREQRRFSLSTLRNFGLGKKSLEQWVTEEASCLCAAFADQAGHPFSPMDLLNKAVSNVIASLTFGCRFEYNDPRIVKLLDVMEDGLKEEMKIMRQVVEAVPVLLSIPGLAAKVVPGQKAFMTLVDELIAEQKMTRDPTQPPRHLTDAFLDEVKEAKGNPESSFNDENLRLVVADLFSAGMVTTSTTLAWALLLMILHPDVQRRVQQEIDEVIGQVRRPEMGDQALMPFTVAVVHEVQRFADIVPLGLPHMTSRDIEVQGFHIPKGTTLITNLSSVLKDETVWEKPFRFHPEHFLDAQGRFVKQEAFIPFSAGRRACLGEPLARMELFLFFTSLLQHFSFSVPAGQPRPSDHGVFVALVTPAPYQLCAVPR from the exons ATGGGGCTGCTGTCTGGGGACACGCTGGGGCCCCTGGCCGTGGCCCTGCTCATCTTCTTGCTCTTGCTGGACCTGATGCACCGGCGCTCACGTTGGGCCCCACGCTACCCACCAGGCCCCACGCCGCTGCCGGTGCTGGGCAATCTGCTGCAGGTGGACTTCGAGGACCCACGTCCCAGCTTTAACCAG TTGCGGCGCCGTTTCGGGAACGTGTTCAGCCTGCAGCAGGTCTGGACACCGGTAGTCGTGCTCAACGGGCTGGCGGCTGTGCGCGAGGCGCTGGTGTACCGCAGTCAGGACACTGCCGACCGTCCACCTCAGGCACTCTACAAGCACTTGGGTTTCGGGCCGCGCGCCGAAG GAGTGATCCTGGCGCGTTATGGCAACGCCTGGCGTGAGCAGCGGCGTTTCTCCCTATCCACCCTGCGCAACTTCGGCCTGGGGAAGAAGTCACTGGAGCAGTGGGTGACCGAGGAGGCCTCGTGCCTCTGTGCCGCCTTCGCCGACCAGGccg GACATCCCTTTAGCCCCATGGACCTCCTGAATAAAGCAGTGAGCAACGTGATCGCCTCCCTGACCTTCGGGTGCCGCTTCGAGTACAATGATCCTCGCATCGTCAAGCTGTTGGACGTGATGGAAGATGGGCTGAAGGAAGAGATGAAAATAATGCGCCAG GTGGTGGAAGCTGTGCCAGTGCTCCTGAGCATCCCAGGGCTGGCCGCCAAGGTCGTCCCGGGACAGAAGGCCTTCATGACCCTGGTTGATGAGCTGATCGCTGAGCAGAAGATGACCCGGGACCCGACCCAGCCACCCCGACACCTGACGGATGCCTTCCTGGATGAGGTGAAGGAG GCCAAGGGGAACCCCGAGAGCAGCTTCAATGATGAGAACCTGCGCCTGGTGGTGGCCGACCTGTTCTCCGCCGGGATGGTCACCACCTCGACCACACTGGCCTGGGCCCTCCTCCTCATGATCCTGCACCCTGACGTGCAGC GACGGGTCCAGCAGGAAATCGATGAGGTGATAGGGCAGGTGAGGCGACCAGAGATGGGGGATCAGGCCCTCATGCCCTTCACCGTGGCCGTGGTCCATGAGGTGCAACGCTTTGCGGACATCGTCCCCCTGGGATTGCCCCACATGACATCCCGTGACATCGAGGTGCAGGGCTTCCACATCCCCAAG GGGACGACACTCATCACCAACCTGTCGTCAGTGCTGAAGGACGAGACCGTCTGGGAGAAGCCCTTCCGCTTCCACCCGGAGCACTTCCTGGATGCCCAGGGCCGCTTCGTCAAGCAGGAGGCCTTCATACCCTTCTCTGCAG GCCGCCGCGCGTGCCTCGGGGAGCCCCTGGCCCGCATGGagctcttcctcttcttcaccaGCCTCTTGCAGCATTTCAGCTTCTCGGTGCCTGCCGGGCAGCCTCGCCCCAGCGACCACGGTGTCTTTGTGGCCCTGGTGACCCCAGCCCCCTACCAGCTCTGTGCGGTGCCCCGCTAG
- the LOC113892154 gene encoding cytochrome P450 2D14-like isoform X2 produces the protein MGLLSGDTLGPLAVALLIFLLLLDLMHRRSRWAPRYPPGPTPLPVLGNLLQVDFEDPRPSFNQLRRRFGNVFSLQQVWTPVVVLNGLAAVREALVYRSQDTADRPPQALYKHLGFGPRAEGVILARYGNAWREQRRFSLSTLRNFGLGKKSLEQWVTEEASCLCAAFADQAGHPFSPMDLLNKAVSNVIASLTFGCRFEYNDPRIVKLLDVMEDGLKEEMKIMRQVVEAVPVLLSIPGLAAKVVPGQKAFMTLVDELIAEQKMTRDPTQPPRHLTDAFLDEVKEAKGNPESSFNDENLRLVVADLFSAGMVTTSTTLAWALLLMILHPDVQRRVQQEIDEVIGQVRRPEMGDQALMPFTVAVVHEVQRFADIVPLGLPHMTSRDIEVQGFHIPKGTTLITNLSSVLKDETVWEKPFRFHPEHFLDAQGRFVKQEAFIPFSAASRRFASDGGRVLSSCADSEAVTFSAWSPGQGQGPPSSTSSPQSGLD, from the exons ATGGGGCTGCTGTCTGGGGACACGCTGGGGCCCCTGGCCGTGGCCCTGCTCATCTTCTTGCTCTTGCTGGACCTGATGCACCGGCGCTCACGTTGGGCCCCACGCTACCCACCAGGCCCCACGCCGCTGCCGGTGCTGGGCAATCTGCTGCAGGTGGACTTCGAGGACCCACGTCCCAGCTTTAACCAG TTGCGGCGCCGTTTCGGGAACGTGTTCAGCCTGCAGCAGGTCTGGACACCGGTAGTCGTGCTCAACGGGCTGGCGGCTGTGCGCGAGGCGCTGGTGTACCGCAGTCAGGACACTGCCGACCGTCCACCTCAGGCACTCTACAAGCACTTGGGTTTCGGGCCGCGCGCCGAAG GAGTGATCCTGGCGCGTTATGGCAACGCCTGGCGTGAGCAGCGGCGTTTCTCCCTATCCACCCTGCGCAACTTCGGCCTGGGGAAGAAGTCACTGGAGCAGTGGGTGACCGAGGAGGCCTCGTGCCTCTGTGCCGCCTTCGCCGACCAGGccg GACATCCCTTTAGCCCCATGGACCTCCTGAATAAAGCAGTGAGCAACGTGATCGCCTCCCTGACCTTCGGGTGCCGCTTCGAGTACAATGATCCTCGCATCGTCAAGCTGTTGGACGTGATGGAAGATGGGCTGAAGGAAGAGATGAAAATAATGCGCCAG GTGGTGGAAGCTGTGCCAGTGCTCCTGAGCATCCCAGGGCTGGCCGCCAAGGTCGTCCCGGGACAGAAGGCCTTCATGACCCTGGTTGATGAGCTGATCGCTGAGCAGAAGATGACCCGGGACCCGACCCAGCCACCCCGACACCTGACGGATGCCTTCCTGGATGAGGTGAAGGAG GCCAAGGGGAACCCCGAGAGCAGCTTCAATGATGAGAACCTGCGCCTGGTGGTGGCCGACCTGTTCTCCGCCGGGATGGTCACCACCTCGACCACACTGGCCTGGGCCCTCCTCCTCATGATCCTGCACCCTGACGTGCAGC GACGGGTCCAGCAGGAAATCGATGAGGTGATAGGGCAGGTGAGGCGACCAGAGATGGGGGATCAGGCCCTCATGCCCTTCACCGTGGCCGTGGTCCATGAGGTGCAACGCTTTGCGGACATCGTCCCCCTGGGATTGCCCCACATGACATCCCGTGACATCGAGGTGCAGGGCTTCCACATCCCCAAG GGGACGACACTCATCACCAACCTGTCGTCAGTGCTGAAGGACGAGACCGTCTGGGAGAAGCCCTTCCGCTTCCACCCGGAGCACTTCCTGGATGCCCAGGGCCGCTTCGTCAAGCAGGAGGCCTTCATACCCTTCTCTGCAG CCAGCAGGAGGTTTGCCTCTGATGGCGGCCGAGTCCTGTCTTCCTGCGCCGACTCTGAGGCTGTGACCTTCTCAGCCTGGAGCCCTGGCCAAGGGCAGGGACCCCCATCCTCCACCTCCAGCCCCCAGTCTGGTCTGGACTGA